Proteins encoded within one genomic window of Brachybacterium sp. P6-10-X1:
- a CDS encoding LacI family DNA-binding transcriptional regulator, translated as MPRATTPRRVTIYDVAERAQLSHQTVSRYFRAPEGLKPATRERVSAAVTELGYSPDPLARSLRTGRSKRLMVVVPELTSSPARVLAGASDAARGAGFTIDVVGLTGDAEERTDRLGELARTGRPEAILSLIPLAADAQEACAPVPLVVVGELDDAMRGIGELSDASPVLEFLRALSTLGHRRFLHITGDLDFASARARRDAYLSGIESLGLEDLGVIDGDWSAASGYEAIAGIDASRAPTAVIAANDVVAGGVVQAARERGWTVPDDLSVTGWDNLPLSGLLSPTLTTVEVDHEGVGVRAMQRLLERLAESGSDRPAPKPVNTVIWRGSTGAVAGH; from the coding sequence ATGCCGCGTGCGACCACTCCGCGTCGCGTCACGATCTACGACGTCGCCGAGCGCGCCCAGCTCTCCCACCAGACGGTCTCGCGGTACTTCCGCGCCCCCGAAGGACTCAAGCCCGCGACCCGCGAGAGGGTCTCCGCAGCCGTCACCGAGCTCGGATACAGCCCGGACCCGCTGGCCAGGTCTCTGCGCACCGGCAGGTCGAAGCGCCTGATGGTGGTCGTCCCGGAGCTCACGTCCAGTCCTGCCCGCGTGCTCGCCGGCGCGAGCGACGCCGCCCGAGGGGCCGGCTTCACGATCGACGTCGTCGGCCTCACCGGGGATGCCGAGGAGCGGACCGATCGCCTCGGAGAGCTCGCGCGCACCGGTCGTCCGGAGGCGATCCTGTCCCTGATCCCGCTGGCCGCTGATGCGCAGGAGGCCTGCGCGCCGGTTCCTCTGGTGGTCGTCGGGGAACTGGATGATGCGATGCGCGGCATCGGCGAGCTCAGCGACGCCTCCCCCGTGCTCGAGTTCCTCCGCGCGCTCTCGACGCTCGGGCACCGCCGCTTCCTGCACATCACGGGCGACCTCGATTTCGCCTCCGCGCGGGCGCGCCGGGACGCCTACCTCTCCGGCATCGAGTCGCTCGGCCTGGAGGACCTCGGCGTCATCGACGGGGACTGGAGCGCCGCCTCCGGGTATGAGGCCATCGCCGGGATCGACGCTTCCCGGGCCCCGACCGCGGTCATCGCGGCCAACGATGTGGTGGCCGGCGGGGTCGTGCAGGCGGCCCGGGAGCGCGGATGGACGGTTCCCGACGACCTGAGCGTCACGGGGTGGGACAACCTGCCGCTGTCGGGCCTGCTCAGCCCCACCCTCACCACGGTCGAGGTCGATCACGAAGGGGTCGGGGTGCGGGCCATGCAGCGACTCCTCGAGCGGCTGGCCGAGAGCGGTTCGGATCGTCCGGCGCCGAAGCCGGTGAACACGGTCATCTGGCGCGGTTCGACCGGAGCGGTCGCGGGGCACTGA
- a CDS encoding ABC transporter substrate-binding protein, producing MTSLPRPTRRDALRLGACGSALGAVALTTGCGSEPAAGDARALRIAQKSEPTGLDPHLESGLDGMNVLINIFDTLTMRDTDNELVPRLATSWEAVDEHRWRFHLREGVTFHNGEPFDAASVKFSIERLIDPATESTIIELRAVDHAEIVDEHTVDIVMAVPDPVIPEKVSLFGGVMLPPGYLEDVGAEQFAAQPVGTGPFRFVSWRKAQLLRLEANAEHWNGRPAFDELHFTAMPNPASALAGIQSDAVDMVSALDPEAALQLEGYKDVALEKYPGIRMYFVVLDTEHEILRDERVRRALNHAVDVPLLIEAVLNDSGREAATIVPREAFGYVPDIPPPERDPDLARRLLAEAGYADGIELRFTSSNKEQLVCEALAGMLGDVGVTLDLELLEPGTFAERLESDDPSSLGSMYLTGSTGWTLDGGATLQSYIRSDRRRSRIRSDHADALMDTIEQTIDPDTRLEALQEMQQWLRDEAPFLFLYQADLDFATNGEITWEPNVNGTLAMETAR from the coding sequence ATGACATCTCTGCCCCGTCCCACCCGCCGTGACGCGCTGCGTCTGGGAGCCTGCGGTTCCGCGCTCGGCGCTGTCGCCCTCACCACCGGCTGTGGGAGCGAGCCCGCGGCCGGGGATGCCCGCGCCCTGCGGATCGCCCAGAAGAGCGAACCCACCGGTCTCGATCCGCATCTCGAGAGCGGATTGGACGGCATGAACGTGCTCATCAACATCTTCGACACCCTCACGATGCGCGATACGGACAACGAGCTCGTCCCGCGCCTGGCGACGTCGTGGGAAGCCGTCGACGAGCACCGCTGGCGGTTCCACCTCCGTGAAGGCGTCACCTTCCACAACGGGGAGCCCTTCGACGCCGCGAGCGTGAAGTTCTCGATCGAGCGGCTCATCGACCCCGCGACCGAGTCGACCATCATCGAGCTGCGCGCCGTCGACCACGCCGAGATCGTCGATGAGCACACCGTGGACATCGTCATGGCCGTTCCGGACCCCGTGATCCCCGAGAAGGTCTCCCTGTTCGGCGGGGTCATGCTCCCGCCCGGCTACCTCGAGGACGTGGGGGCCGAGCAATTCGCCGCCCAGCCCGTGGGCACGGGCCCGTTCCGCTTCGTCTCCTGGCGCAAGGCCCAGCTGCTGCGCCTGGAGGCGAACGCCGAGCACTGGAACGGCCGTCCCGCCTTCGACGAGCTCCACTTCACCGCCATGCCCAATCCCGCCTCGGCGCTCGCCGGCATCCAGAGCGATGCCGTGGACATGGTCTCCGCCCTCGACCCCGAGGCCGCCCTCCAGCTCGAGGGCTACAAGGACGTCGCCCTGGAGAAGTACCCCGGGATCCGCATGTACTTCGTCGTGCTCGACACCGAGCACGAGATCCTCCGCGACGAGCGCGTGCGCCGAGCCCTGAACCACGCCGTGGACGTGCCGCTGCTCATCGAGGCGGTGCTCAACGACTCGGGCCGTGAGGCGGCGACCATCGTGCCCCGGGAAGCTTTCGGCTACGTGCCCGACATCCCGCCGCCCGAGCGCGATCCGGATCTCGCCCGGCGGCTGCTCGCCGAGGCCGGATACGCGGACGGCATCGAGCTGCGCTTCACCTCCTCGAACAAGGAGCAGCTGGTCTGCGAAGCCCTCGCCGGGATGCTCGGCGACGTCGGGGTGACGCTCGACCTCGAGCTGCTCGAACCGGGCACTTTCGCCGAGCGTCTCGAGTCCGACGACCCCTCCTCGCTGGGGTCGATGTACCTCACGGGCTCGACGGGATGGACCCTCGACGGCGGGGCGACGCTGCAGTCCTACATCCGCTCCGACCGTCGGCGCAGCCGCATCCGCTCGGACCACGCCGACGCGCTGATGGACACGATCGAGCAGACCATCGACCCCGATACCCGGCTCGAGGCCCTCCAGGAGATGCAGCAATGGCTGCGCGACGAGGCTCCGTTCCTGTTCCTCTACCAGGCCGACCTCGACTTCGCGACCAACGGCGAGATCACCTGGGAACCCAACGTCAACGGCACGCTCGCGATGGAGACCGCCCGATGA
- a CDS encoding SDR family NAD(P)-dependent oxidoreductase has protein sequence MSNSTSTLDHPTTVLITGANKGLGYETARRLGALGWRVFLGARDETRGQTAADALSADGADVIFVPLDVVSDESVTAALETVAERTDRLDVLINNAGITGEQVGPMDELITPEQTLPKHLLPVLDVNVLGPLRVTRASLPLLRAADDPRVVMVSSGAGSLTHMTDSSRPEAQRAHLMYPTSKTALNMLTVQYANGIPDVRFNLADPGFTETDLNHQQGTQTVTEGTDAIVELATTSPGPTRQFRDRHGVVPW, from the coding sequence ATGAGCAATTCCACGAGCACCCTCGACCACCCGACCACAGTTCTGATCACCGGCGCCAACAAGGGCCTGGGCTACGAGACGGCTCGACGCCTCGGAGCGCTGGGCTGGCGCGTCTTCCTCGGCGCCCGGGACGAGACCCGCGGGCAGACCGCCGCCGATGCCCTCTCCGCCGACGGCGCGGACGTGATCTTCGTGCCCCTGGACGTCGTCTCCGACGAGTCGGTCACCGCCGCCCTGGAGACCGTCGCCGAGCGCACCGACCGGCTCGACGTCCTCATCAACAACGCCGGGATCACGGGGGAGCAGGTCGGTCCGATGGACGAGCTGATCACCCCGGAGCAGACCCTGCCGAAGCATCTCCTCCCCGTCCTCGACGTCAACGTGCTGGGACCACTCCGCGTCACCCGTGCGAGCCTGCCGCTGCTGCGTGCGGCGGATGACCCGCGCGTGGTCATGGTCTCCAGCGGCGCCGGGTCCCTGACGCATATGACGGACTCGTCGCGCCCCGAGGCGCAGCGGGCCCACCTTATGTATCCCACGTCCAAGACGGCGCTGAACATGCTGACCGTGCAGTACGCGAACGGGATCCCGGACGTCCGGTTCAACCTGGCCGACCCCGGCTTCACCGAGACGGACCTGAACCACCAGCAGGGCACCCAGACGGTCACCGAAGGCACCGACGCCATTGTCGAGCTGGCCACCACCTCGCCCGGACCGACCCGGCAGTTCCGCGACCGTCACGGCGTGGTCCCGTGGTGA
- a CDS encoding M24 family metallopeptidase, whose translation MFAVHDSSDSVVPTYSRAERDRRWDLLRSFMHRAGLDAILVFGEHEDAGPAPFAYDAWITNDRPGTTVIVPRDGDPISLLPMEMFSKDHLESSRRGESLWIAPENLRTPRDSRVVIATLRELGLARAAIGVIGLEPYPPWHPEGIMPFGLWSAVLAELPDAEFTPVGMAISRLIMPLGAEEIAVVRRSAAVGDAMARAMVETAAPGVSEAEVYAAGMAAGHARGTTPAAMHFWSGPAPLASGLPPWSYRPQAPRALAGGDVISAEVFADVAGRHTQHQVTITIGAPHEDLRRAEDVARAAYDAGLAALRPGRTFGDVVDDLRAPYRSADGWEFGPALHTLNPMIAASGFPVEASRRRAGAGAYPPETDRPTMAADMVLEPGMTFALEPNYAYGRHLAYIGGTVVITDDEPLALNPYTARILRAAGG comes from the coding sequence ATGTTCGCAGTGCATGACAGCAGCGATTCCGTCGTGCCGACCTACTCGCGCGCCGAACGCGATCGACGCTGGGACCTGCTGCGCTCCTTCATGCACCGCGCGGGGCTCGACGCGATTCTCGTGTTCGGCGAGCACGAGGACGCCGGGCCGGCCCCCTTCGCCTACGACGCATGGATCACCAACGACAGGCCGGGGACGACCGTGATCGTTCCCCGCGACGGCGACCCGATCTCGCTGCTGCCCATGGAGATGTTCTCCAAGGACCACCTCGAATCCTCCCGCCGGGGCGAGAGCCTCTGGATCGCGCCGGAGAACCTGCGGACGCCCCGCGACTCCCGCGTCGTCATCGCCACGCTCCGCGAGCTGGGGCTGGCGCGGGCCGCGATCGGCGTCATCGGCCTGGAGCCCTATCCGCCCTGGCATCCCGAGGGGATCATGCCCTTCGGGCTGTGGAGCGCCGTGCTGGCCGAGCTGCCGGATGCGGAGTTCACGCCGGTCGGGATGGCGATCTCGCGGCTGATCATGCCGCTGGGGGCTGAGGAGATCGCCGTCGTGCGCCGCTCGGCAGCAGTCGGCGATGCGATGGCGCGAGCCATGGTCGAGACGGCCGCTCCCGGGGTCTCGGAGGCCGAGGTGTACGCGGCCGGGATGGCTGCGGGCCATGCCCGCGGCACCACGCCCGCGGCGATGCACTTCTGGAGCGGGCCCGCCCCGCTCGCCTCCGGCCTGCCGCCGTGGAGCTATCGTCCGCAGGCTCCCCGGGCGCTGGCCGGCGGCGACGTCATCTCCGCGGAGGTGTTCGCCGACGTCGCCGGCCGGCACACCCAGCACCAGGTCACGATCACGATCGGCGCCCCGCACGAGGATCTCCGTCGCGCCGAGGACGTAGCCCGTGCGGCGTACGACGCCGGCCTGGCCGCGCTGCGGCCGGGCCGCACCTTCGGCGACGTCGTCGACGATCTCCGGGCCCCGTACCGCAGTGCCGACGGCTGGGAGTTCGGGCCCGCCCTCCACACGCTGAACCCGATGATCGCCGCCAGCGGCTTCCCGGTCGAGGCCAGTCGGCGCAGGGCCGGGGCCGGGGCCTATCCGCCGGAGACCGACCGACCGACGATGGCCGCCGACATGGTGCTCGAGCCCGGGATGACCTTCGCCCTGGAACCGAACTACGCCTACGGCCGGCACTTGGCTTATATCGGTGGCACCGTGGTCATCACGGACGACGAGCCGCTCGCGCTGAATCCGTACACCGCCCGGATCCTCCGTGCCGCGGGCGGGTGA
- a CDS encoding Gfo/Idh/MocA family protein, with protein sequence MLNVGIIGAGNISDAHLRAYLDAPDEVRIVALADLTREQADAKREAFGLAEARSYADLEEMFAAEDLDLVSVTTPPSAHRPVAVLALEAGVHVIVEKPMAPSLEDCDAMLAAQRRSGKLLSVIAQNRFRDEMMTLKAVLESGKLGSISHTRIDSAWWRGLPYYDLWWRGTWASEGGGCTLNHAIHHIDLALWLLGSPQAVVAMMTNAQHHNAEVEDLSVAILQYGRGLAELTSSVVHHGQQQEIVVQGEHARVSQPWSARAETAQPNGFPTAAGDPGLMAELDAVAEARPPLEHTGHAGQLRDVIAAIRDGRDPLITGEDGRRAIELVTAIYAAAIERRTIDLPLPADDPYYRAGTLEARAPHFFEKTASVASQEGGITVGA encoded by the coding sequence ATGCTGAACGTCGGCATCATCGGCGCCGGGAACATCTCCGACGCCCATCTCCGCGCCTACCTGGATGCCCCCGACGAGGTGCGCATCGTGGCTCTCGCCGATCTGACCCGTGAGCAGGCCGACGCGAAACGGGAGGCGTTCGGCCTGGCCGAGGCCCGCTCCTATGCGGATCTCGAGGAGATGTTCGCGGCCGAGGACCTCGATCTGGTCTCCGTCACGACGCCCCCGTCGGCGCACCGCCCCGTCGCCGTGCTGGCCCTGGAGGCCGGGGTCCACGTCATCGTCGAGAAGCCGATGGCGCCCTCGCTCGAGGACTGCGATGCCATGCTCGCCGCGCAGAGGCGCAGCGGGAAGCTGCTGTCGGTGATCGCGCAGAACCGCTTCCGTGACGAGATGATGACGCTCAAGGCGGTGCTGGAGTCGGGCAAGCTCGGGTCGATCTCCCACACCCGGATCGACTCGGCGTGGTGGCGAGGTCTGCCCTACTACGACCTGTGGTGGCGGGGCACGTGGGCCTCCGAGGGCGGAGGCTGCACCCTGAACCACGCGATCCACCACATCGACCTCGCCCTGTGGCTGCTGGGCTCCCCGCAGGCGGTCGTGGCCATGATGACCAACGCCCAGCACCACAACGCCGAGGTCGAGGACCTCTCCGTCGCGATCCTGCAGTACGGGCGCGGCCTGGCCGAGCTGACCAGCTCGGTCGTCCACCACGGGCAGCAGCAGGAGATCGTGGTCCAGGGCGAACATGCCCGGGTCTCCCAGCCGTGGTCGGCGAGAGCGGAGACCGCTCAGCCCAACGGCTTCCCCACGGCCGCCGGCGACCCGGGCCTGATGGCAGAGCTCGACGCCGTCGCCGAGGCGCGGCCGCCTCTGGAGCACACCGGTCACGCCGGTCAGTTGCGCGACGTGATCGCCGCGATCCGGGACGGACGCGATCCGCTCATCACGGGGGAGGACGGCCGACGGGCCATCGAGCTGGTCACCGCGATCTACGCTGCCGCGATCGAGCGCCGCACCATCGACCTGCCGCTGCCGGCCGATGACCCGTACTACCGCGCAGGCACGCTGGAGGCCCGAGCTCCGCACTTCTTCGAGAAGACCGCGTCTGTCGCGTCCCAGGAAGGCGGGATCACCGTCGGCGCTTGA
- a CDS encoding serine hydrolase — translation MSADAMPAEVIEREVQDLLDRARGDGQFSAAAWAMGSSAGMHRRGEVGTFARDDQRPIGPDAQFDLASVTKPIVGLALLRLVDRGALDLGATVGEVLEDWPQGPMARADLRSLLTHTSGAPGPTPLWRAHEGRAELLQALAELEFTAPGSWRYSSMGFIVLGLVAERVAGMSLDQLVAREITEPLGMASTGYGPVPADRAVATEDCPWRGHVVRGEVHDENAVVLGGIAGHAGLFGTADDLGLLGTALLRGELFGPGTDRAMQGADDGRPLGWWPREQCSYLGDDFGPQAFGHTGFTGTSLVIDPAADRWFVLLANRVHPSRELRGFDLVRTAFHETVGGTSP, via the coding sequence ATGTCGGCTGACGCGATGCCGGCCGAGGTGATCGAGCGCGAGGTGCAGGATCTGCTGGATCGGGCGCGGGGCGACGGCCAGTTCAGCGCCGCCGCCTGGGCCATGGGCTCGAGCGCCGGCATGCATCGCCGCGGCGAGGTGGGCACCTTCGCCCGTGACGACCAGCGGCCGATCGGTCCCGATGCCCAGTTCGACCTGGCCTCGGTCACCAAACCGATCGTGGGCCTCGCCCTGCTGCGGCTGGTCGATCGCGGCGCGCTGGACCTCGGTGCGACGGTGGGGGAGGTGCTCGAGGACTGGCCCCAGGGTCCGATGGCGCGTGCCGATCTGCGCTCCCTGCTCACCCACACCTCGGGTGCCCCGGGGCCCACCCCGCTGTGGCGGGCGCACGAGGGCCGCGCCGAGCTGCTGCAGGCGCTCGCTGAGCTGGAGTTCACCGCTCCCGGCAGCTGGCGCTACTCCTCGATGGGATTCATCGTTCTCGGACTCGTCGCGGAGCGCGTCGCCGGGATGTCCTTGGATCAGCTCGTGGCCCGGGAGATCACGGAGCCGCTCGGTATGGCGAGCACTGGCTACGGCCCGGTGCCCGCGGACCGCGCCGTCGCGACCGAGGACTGCCCCTGGCGCGGACATGTGGTGCGTGGCGAGGTGCACGACGAGAACGCCGTGGTGCTCGGCGGCATCGCCGGGCACGCCGGCCTGTTCGGCACGGCCGACGATCTGGGCCTCCTCGGCACGGCGCTGCTGCGCGGCGAGCTGTTCGGCCCGGGCACGGATCGTGCGATGCAGGGCGCCGACGACGGCCGTCCGCTCGGCTGGTGGCCGCGAGAGCAGTGCAGCTACCTCGGGGACGATTTCGGCCCGCAGGCGTTCGGGCACACCGGGTTCACCGGCACCAGCCTGGTGATCGATCCCGCCGCGGATCGCTGGTTCGTGCTGCTGGCCAACCGCGTGCACCCCTCCCGGGAGCTGCGCGGCTTCGACCTCGTGCGCACGGCGTTCCACGAGACAGTCGGCGGCACCTCGCCCTGA
- a CDS encoding C69 family dipeptidase: MGCTTLLVGRRASADGSPLVARTEDSSNGSFDPKRAVVVRPEDQPRVYTSVLGRRRIELPGNPLRYTAVPNALPDEGIWGSAGINAANVAMSATETLTSNPRVLGADPLVELVPGRGTPGSPDHRPEQPGGIGEEDMLTLVLPYIRSAREGVERLGALLAEHGTYEMNGIAFSDVEDIWWLETVGGHHWIARRVPEDHYVTMPNQLGIDSFDLQDAEGEGRDHLASDDLRAFLGTHHLDLTVHRPSGAGFASVGSAADGPGSSPFNPREAFGSHSDHDHVYNTPRAWFMQRTLNPTGEDWDGPSPEHRPDSDDLPWSRRPERLLTIEDVKDVLSSHYQGTPFDPYSPRGTDAERRAFRPIGINRHNALAILQIRPDRPESSRALQWIAFASNPFNTLIPMFTNVEETPHYLSTTTGQVSTDSFYWASRLVATLADAHFAETIPLIERFQQQTLALGHAAVHAADESVEHPSQETSTDEGADGPVSELLAAANSRIAEQIRAETDQLLATVLHTTSNLMTNRFSRSDG; the protein is encoded by the coding sequence GTGGGATGCACGACGCTTCTGGTGGGCAGGCGCGCGAGCGCGGACGGGTCGCCGCTGGTGGCCCGCACCGAGGACTCCTCGAACGGGTCCTTCGACCCCAAACGGGCCGTGGTCGTCCGCCCCGAGGACCAGCCGCGCGTCTACACGAGCGTGCTCGGGCGTCGGCGGATCGAGCTGCCCGGGAACCCGCTGCGGTACACCGCGGTGCCCAATGCGCTGCCCGATGAGGGGATCTGGGGCTCGGCCGGGATCAACGCCGCGAACGTCGCGATGAGCGCGACCGAGACGCTGACCAGCAACCCGCGCGTGCTCGGGGCGGATCCACTCGTCGAGCTCGTGCCCGGGCGCGGCACGCCCGGCTCGCCGGACCATCGACCGGAGCAGCCCGGAGGGATCGGCGAGGAGGACATGCTGACCCTCGTCCTGCCCTACATCCGCAGCGCGAGAGAGGGAGTCGAGCGCCTCGGGGCGCTGCTGGCCGAGCACGGCACCTACGAGATGAACGGCATCGCGTTCAGCGACGTCGAGGACATCTGGTGGCTGGAGACCGTGGGCGGGCACCACTGGATCGCCCGGCGCGTGCCCGAGGATCACTACGTGACGATGCCGAACCAGCTGGGCATCGATTCCTTCGACCTGCAGGACGCCGAGGGCGAGGGGCGCGACCACCTCGCCAGCGACGATCTGCGCGCGTTCCTCGGGACCCACCATCTGGATCTGACGGTGCACCGCCCGTCGGGGGCCGGCTTCGCCTCGGTGGGGTCCGCGGCCGACGGTCCGGGGTCGAGCCCCTTCAACCCCCGGGAGGCGTTCGGCTCCCACTCGGACCACGACCACGTCTACAACACCCCGCGCGCCTGGTTCATGCAGCGCACCCTGAACCCCACCGGCGAGGACTGGGACGGGCCGAGCCCCGAGCACCGCCCCGACTCCGACGACCTGCCCTGGAGCCGCCGGCCGGAGAGGCTGCTGACGATCGAGGACGTCAAGGACGTGCTCAGCTCGCACTATCAGGGCACGCCGTTTGACCCCTACTCCCCGCGGGGCACGGACGCCGAGCGTCGGGCCTTCCGGCCGATCGGCATCAACCGGCACAACGCGCTGGCGATCCTCCAGATCCGCCCCGACCGCCCGGAATCCTCCCGGGCGCTGCAGTGGATCGCCTTCGCCTCCAACCCGTTCAACACCCTGATCCCGATGTTCACGAACGTCGAGGAGACGCCCCACTACCTGAGCACCACGACGGGGCAGGTGAGCACGGACAGCTTCTACTGGGCCTCCCGCCTGGTCGCGACGTTGGCCGACGCGCACTTCGCCGAGACGATCCCGCTCATCGAACGCTTCCAGCAGCAGACCCTCGCCCTCGGACACGCGGCCGTGCACGCGGCCGACGAGTCCGTCGAGCATCCGTCGCAGGAGACATCGACCGACGAAGGTGCCGACGGACCCGTCTCGGAACTGCTGGCCGCAGCGAACTCGCGCATCGCCGAGCAGATCCGCGCCGAGACCGACCAGCTGCTGGCGACGGTGCTGCACACGACCAGCAACCTGATGACGAACCGGTTCTCCCGCTCCGACGGATGA
- a CDS encoding helix-turn-helix domain-containing protein, translated as MGDDVNTSARSVADKVMALVHALGTAEEPLRLGALAEVSGTSKATARRLLLDLCTQGYAHSPGRGLYLPGPRLQGLAAAVVRHDPLGGVISESLGALARATGHVAARIGAMDGRAVVLGLENPQRLPIALRVGDELPEHPLWADPLPADDAGPDRVGARPVDTGAGPSAGVGSATEPLTEYPTASTWMLAAPASADRTTFLVLVGLAFMRPQDDTAAQLLAGHARALGGSTEGLRDVG; from the coding sequence ATGGGAGACGACGTCAACACCTCCGCACGCAGCGTCGCGGACAAGGTCATGGCCCTGGTGCACGCTCTCGGCACCGCCGAGGAACCTCTGCGCCTGGGGGCGTTGGCCGAGGTCAGCGGCACGAGCAAGGCCACCGCGCGGCGGCTGCTGCTGGACCTGTGCACGCAGGGCTATGCGCACTCGCCCGGGCGCGGCCTGTACCTGCCCGGCCCACGCCTGCAGGGCCTGGCCGCCGCGGTGGTGCGCCACGACCCGCTCGGCGGAGTGATCTCGGAGTCCCTCGGCGCTCTCGCCCGGGCGACCGGCCACGTGGCGGCGCGCATCGGGGCCATGGACGGCCGGGCCGTGGTGCTCGGTCTCGAGAACCCGCAGCGCCTGCCGATCGCGCTGCGGGTGGGGGACGAGCTGCCGGAGCATCCGCTGTGGGCCGATCCGCTGCCGGCCGACGACGCCGGCCCCGACCGGGTCGGCGCCCGCCCGGTCGACACCGGGGCCGGGCCCAGCGCCGGGGTCGGCTCGGCGACGGAGCCCCTCACGGAGTATCCGACGGCGTCGACCTGGATGCTCGCCGCCCCCGCGAGCGCCGACCGCACCACCTTCCTGGTGCTGGTGGGGCTCGCCTTCATGCGCCCGCAGGACGACACCGCCGCGCAGCTGCTCGCCGGGCACGCCCGCGCCCTCGGAGGATCCACGGAGGGTCTGCGCGATGTCGGCTGA
- a CDS encoding ABC transporter substrate-binding protein: protein MVSRRRLLTAAGALGAFGTLAACGPNADSGGDSAAVRIYWWGGDLRNTMTREALDLFSESHSDIAVSPEYSEWTGYWDKLATQTAGGDSPDVIQMDESYIDSYGSRSALLDLETVSDLLDLDGMDQDMLETGRLADGTLVGAPLGIGIFSVGVNPVILEQAGIEMPDDTTWTWDEFRDVCAQVSEWSEAAGEDIVGLDFLGTDAAQLGMWARQHGQQVFPREDETLISTDTIVSFLEYARELSETGATPKPAVQIEDAAVGVEQGRFATNRAAFHFQFHTQIQTFQASSGSPLKLLRVPAHTSGDHQMVNKASMYWSIAAATANPDDSATLVDFLLRDPEAAKILKIERGVTAFPELQTEIESVLDENEMVSLDFARDMQAEVVKPPLVTPASGVGFGDEFSRLAEESLFGNRAPTDVADEILSQLEGMQPET, encoded by the coding sequence ATGGTCAGTCGACGTCGACTTCTCACCGCAGCAGGTGCGCTCGGGGCGTTCGGCACCCTGGCGGCATGCGGCCCCAATGCCGACAGCGGCGGGGACTCCGCGGCCGTGCGGATCTATTGGTGGGGCGGCGACCTCCGCAACACCATGACCCGCGAGGCGCTCGACCTGTTCTCCGAGTCCCACTCCGACATCGCGGTCTCGCCCGAGTACAGCGAGTGGACCGGCTACTGGGACAAACTCGCCACCCAGACCGCCGGGGGAGACTCCCCCGATGTGATCCAGATGGACGAGTCCTACATCGACTCCTACGGCAGCCGCAGCGCACTGCTGGACCTGGAGACCGTCTCGGACCTGCTGGACCTCGACGGCATGGACCAGGACATGCTCGAGACCGGACGCCTGGCCGACGGCACCCTGGTGGGCGCGCCGCTGGGGATCGGGATCTTCTCCGTCGGCGTGAACCCGGTGATCCTCGAACAGGCCGGGATCGAGATGCCCGATGACACCACCTGGACGTGGGACGAGTTCCGTGACGTGTGCGCACAGGTCAGCGAGTGGTCCGAGGCGGCCGGGGAGGACATCGTCGGCCTGGACTTCCTGGGCACGGACGCGGCGCAGCTCGGGATGTGGGCCCGCCAGCATGGTCAGCAGGTCTTCCCGCGCGAGGACGAGACGCTGATCAGCACGGACACCATCGTCTCCTTCCTCGAATACGCTCGGGAGCTGTCCGAGACCGGTGCGACCCCGAAGCCGGCGGTGCAGATCGAGGACGCCGCCGTCGGTGTCGAACAGGGTCGGTTCGCCACCAACCGCGCTGCCTTCCACTTCCAGTTCCATACCCAGATCCAGACCTTCCAGGCCTCCTCGGGCTCCCCGCTGAAGCTGCTGCGGGTCCCGGCCCACACCAGCGGTGATCATCAGATGGTCAACAAGGCCTCGATGTACTGGTCGATAGCCGCCGCCACCGCGAACCCGGACGACTCCGCGACCCTCGTCGACTTCCTGCTGCGCGACCCGGAGGCCGCGAAGATCCTCAAGATCGAACGCGGGGTCACCGCGTTCCCCGAGCTGCAGACGGAGATCGAGTCCGTGCTCGACGAGAACGAGATGGTCTCCCTCGACTTCGCCCGGGACATGCAGGCCGAGGTCGTGAAGCCCCCGCTCGTCACCCCCGCCTCCGGCGTCGGCTTCGGGGACGAGTTCAGCAGGCTCGCCGAGGAGTCCCTCTTCGGCAACCGTGCCCCGACGGACGTCGCCGACGAGATCCTCAGCCAGCTCGAGGGCATGCAGCCCGAGACATGA